One genomic segment of Salinigranum rubrum includes these proteins:
- a CDS encoding VOC family protein, producing MLSALTHLALEVKYLDRARDFYTEHLDLEPVAEGEREVVLEVGETALVLRRPDGVPRGGLHVHYAFATGADAYETWEARLSSLPTVAFDFGGSRSLYVDDPDDHCVEVGTVAEADTDDLVGVFELVLEVESLGDAVARYRALGFEVVDRGDDRRRVRLRGPMDLELWEPQLGIADARGGVHVDAGFATTDPAAAAEAVAPDAPVEQVDGGVRVREADGHVLTFVEESR from the coding sequence ATGCTCTCTGCGCTCACGCACCTCGCGCTCGAAGTGAAGTACCTCGACCGGGCTCGCGACTTCTACACCGAGCATCTCGACCTGGAACCGGTCGCGGAAGGAGAGCGCGAGGTCGTCCTCGAAGTCGGCGAGACGGCGCTCGTCCTCCGACGGCCGGACGGTGTTCCGCGCGGCGGCCTCCACGTCCACTACGCGTTCGCGACGGGCGCTGACGCCTACGAGACGTGGGAGGCGCGGCTCTCGTCGCTGCCGACGGTCGCGTTCGACTTCGGTGGGTCGCGGTCGCTGTACGTCGACGACCCCGACGACCACTGCGTGGAGGTCGGGACGGTCGCGGAGGCGGACACGGACGACCTCGTCGGCGTCTTCGAACTCGTGCTCGAAGTCGAGTCGCTCGGCGACGCCGTCGCTCGGTATCGGGCGCTCGGGTTCGAGGTCGTCGACCGCGGCGACGACCGGCGGCGGGTGCGACTCCGCGGGCCGATGGACCTCGAACTCTGGGAGCCACAGCTGGGGATCGCCGACGCGCGCGGCGGCGTCCACGTCGACGCCGGATTCGCCACGACGGACCCCGCCGCCGCTGCCGAGGCGGTCGCTCCCGACGCTCCGGTCGAACAGGTCGACGGCGGAGTCAGAGTGAGAGAGGCCGACGGACACGTCCTGACGTTCGTCGAGGAGTCACGCTGA
- a CDS encoding cupin domain-containing protein: MTYRTVRVDDLDDAPSPASEKKELDEALGVEAFGLNVYTVESGERVPWGFHRHPRHEEVFYVLEGELTVDTADEPLTIEAGEALFVPPEHPNRAHNTGEEAVRLVAVGAPKGTDEAVIEEHCPACGEETERRGERVDGGDTVVLFCTECGVETDRFGRES, from the coding sequence ATGACTTACCGCACTGTCCGCGTCGACGACCTAGACGACGCACCGAGCCCCGCCAGCGAGAAGAAGGAACTCGACGAGGCACTCGGCGTCGAGGCGTTCGGCCTCAACGTCTACACGGTCGAATCGGGCGAGCGCGTCCCGTGGGGGTTTCACCGCCACCCGCGACACGAGGAGGTGTTCTACGTGCTCGAAGGGGAACTGACGGTCGATACGGCCGACGAGCCGTTGACTATCGAGGCGGGCGAGGCGCTCTTCGTCCCACCCGAACACCCGAACCGCGCGCACAACACCGGGGAGGAGGCGGTCCGTCTCGTCGCGGTGGGCGCACCGAAGGGAACCGACGAGGCCGTCATCGAGGAGCACTGTCCGGCGTGTGGGGAGGAGACAGAGCGCCGCGGCGAGCGGGTCGACGGCGGGGATACGGTTGTGCTCTTCTGCACCGAGTGTGGTGTCGAGACCGACCGGTTCGGACGTGAGTCCTGA
- a CDS encoding ribbon-helix-helix domain-containing protein, which translates to MTDYTTVSIPKDLAERVEETIEGTSFSSTSDLVRFLLRSIVIQHQRTGELTEAEFEEITDQLADLGYLE; encoded by the coding sequence ATGACGGACTACACGACGGTTTCGATCCCGAAGGACCTCGCCGAGCGCGTCGAAGAGACCATCGAGGGGACGAGCTTCTCGTCGACGAGCGACCTCGTGCGGTTCCTGCTCCGGAGCATCGTCATCCAGCACCAGCGGACCGGGGAACTGACCGAGGCCGAGTTCGAGGAGATCACCGACCAGCTCGCCGACCTCGGATATCTCGAGTAG